The bacterium genome includes a window with the following:
- a CDS encoding ORF6N domain-containing protein, giving the protein MTVPKDFGYLIPTERLDRGILLIRGQRVMLDADLAALFGVSTRALNQAIKRNLDRFPADFLFRLNPEEKAEVVTICDHLSGLKFSRHLPYAFTEHGAVMAATVLNSKRAAEASVFVVRAFVRMRQLLASHRELALKLADLERRVATHDTSISSLVSAIRQLLQPPEPKKKRIGFITDDDKPGHTGSASDFIARDRRRRRR; this is encoded by the coding sequence GTGACCGTGCCTAAAGACTTCGGATATCTAATACCAACCGAGCGCCTTGACCGAGGAATCCTGCTGATTCGCGGCCAGCGCGTGATGCTGGATGCAGACCTGGCGGCGCTGTTCGGTGTGAGCACGCGTGCCCTTAATCAGGCCATCAAACGCAACCTCGACCGCTTCCCGGCCGACTTCCTGTTCCGGCTCAATCCGGAAGAGAAGGCCGAGGTAGTCACAATTTGTGACCACCTCTCGGGCCTCAAGTTCTCCCGTCACCTCCCATACGCCTTCACGGAGCATGGTGCGGTCATGGCGGCGACGGTCCTTAACTCCAAGCGGGCAGCAGAGGCATCCGTATTCGTCGTGCGTGCATTCGTGCGCATGCGCCAACTGCTGGCCAGTCACCGCGAGTTGGCCCTTAAACTCGCCGACCTCGAACGCCGGGTGGCGACTCACGACACTTCAATAAGCTCGCTCGTCAGTGCCATCCGTCAACTCCTGCAACCGCCCGAGCCCAAGAAGAAACGCATCGGTTTCATCACTGACGACGACAAACCCGGCCATACCGGCTCCGCGTCCGACTTCATCGCTCGCGATCGGCGCCGACGCAGGCGCTGA
- a CDS encoding aspartyl protease family protein, whose translation MIDTGATVTVVANQVLKRLGLSPVGTALVHTPSSTNVLCYKYLVRLVLPNGVGLETVAIGTPLRGQRIQCLIGRDLLRNAVFVYTGQTNTFTLSF comes from the coding sequence CTGATTGATACCGGGGCCACCGTGACCGTTGTGGCCAATCAGGTGCTGAAGCGTCTGGGGCTGAGTCCGGTCGGGACAGCTCTGGTCCACACGCCTTCCTCAACGAACGTGCTCTGCTATAAGTACCTGGTGCGGCTGGTGCTGCCGAACGGCGTAGGATTGGAGACGGTTGCGATCGGTACGCCGCTTCGAGGCCAGCGCATCCAGTGTCTGATAGGCCGTGACCTGCTGAGGAACGCAGTCTTCGTTTACACCGGCCAGACCAACACCTTCACCCTATCGTTCTAG